A single Pseudomonas sp. HN11 DNA region contains:
- the rpmH gene encoding 50S ribosomal protein L34 yields MKRTFQPSTIKRARTHGFRARMATKNGRAVLSRRRAKGRARLAV; encoded by the coding sequence ATGAAACGTACTTTCCAACCAAGCACCATCAAACGCGCCCGCACCCACGGCTTCCGTGCTCGCATGGCTACCAAGAACGGCCGTGCTGTCCTGTCGCGTCGCCGCGCCAAAGGTCGTGCGCGTCTGGCAGTTTGA